One Ciconia boyciana chromosome 20, ASM3463844v1, whole genome shotgun sequence DNA window includes the following coding sequences:
- the LOC140661867 gene encoding transmembrane protein 45B-like: MHRESKERGLAGGNKTIPRHCLSLQVQQVSPMPTSFLGSALRGTFFFIFGLWWSVRYPLKYLRRKANAESQPSYGVQHVEVFEGAVKAFFALAGILVEQFVPAGPHLQLYSPKTHSWTDLTHWYYTTMYLFFLLSGIVDVVSHSPLKLPLGLDRLSLSVALFIEGLLFCFCDYSDAMLDHHLHSLLAVAIFAGALCALLEVFLRDHIILETFRTSSFLLQGSWLWQIGFVLSPPWGGPGWDQTDRSNFAFLTVCFCWHYAGALAVLAANSAASRCCNESCQLKFGDIDVELDCGMCIRKGNKSSSGALLPESTSDDK, encoded by the exons ATGCATAGAGAGAGCAAGGAGAGAGGTCTTGCTGGAGGAAACAAGACCATCCCAAG GCACTGTTTGTCCTTGCAGGTCCAGCAAGTGAGCCCGATGCCAACGAGTTTCCTCGGCAGTGCCCTCCGGGGCACcttcttcttcatttttggtCTCTGGTGGTCTGTGCGATACCCCCTGAAGTATCTCAGGCGGAAAGCCAATGCCGAGAGCCAGCCAAGCTATGGGGTCCAGCACGTGGAAGTCTTTGAAGGGGCGGTCAAAGCTTTCTTCGCTCTAGCAG GGATATTGGTCGAGCAGTTTGTTCCCGCTGGTCCCCACCTGCAGCTGTACAGCCCCAAGACGCACAGCTGGACAGACCTCACCCACTGGTACTACACCACCATGtatctcttcttcctcctctccggCATCGTGGACGTCGTCTCGCACTCCCCGCTCAAGCTGCCGCTTGGCTTAGATCGGCTCTCGCTGTCCGTGGCTCTGTTCATCGAAG GtttgctcttctgtttctgtgactACAGCGATGCTATGCTGGACCACCACCTCCATTCTCTGCTGGCCGTGGCTATCTTTGCTGGAGCCCTTTGTGCCCTCCTAGAGGTGTTCCTCCGAGACCACATCATCCTGGAGACCTTCAGGAccagctccttccttctccagggCTCTTGGCTTTGGCAG ATTGGGTTCGTGCTGTCCCCTCCGTGGGGAGGACCGGGCTGGGATCAGACGGACCGCAGCAACTTTGCATTCCTCACCGTGTGCTTCTGCTGGCACTACGCGGGCGCTCTCGCCGTCTTGGCAGCAAACTCTGCTGCATCTCGCTG CTGCAACGAGTCCTGCCAGCTGAAATTCGGGGACATCGACGTGGAGCTGGACTGCGGCATGTGCATCCGCAAAGGCAACAAGAGCTCCAGCGGCGCTCTGCTGCCGGAGAGCACCTCGGATGACAAATGA